A genome region from Mycolicibacterium litorale includes the following:
- the rnhA gene encoding ribonuclease HI yields the protein MSEDVVVIHTDGGCRPNPGPGGWGAVLRRRDHVREMCGGEAGATSNNRMELTAPIMALEALTRPVVVHLHTDSTYVRNGITKWVLGWERNGWMTAAKQPVKNVDLWQRLQQACARHRVEWFWVKGHSGVADNELADQLATRGLQEAVAAAAITA from the coding sequence GTGAGTGAAGATGTCGTGGTCATCCACACCGACGGCGGATGCCGGCCCAACCCCGGGCCCGGCGGCTGGGGTGCCGTGCTGCGCCGGCGCGACCACGTCCGTGAGATGTGCGGCGGGGAAGCCGGCGCGACCAGTAACAACCGGATGGAGCTGACTGCGCCGATCATGGCGCTGGAGGCACTCACCCGACCGGTGGTGGTGCACCTCCACACCGACAGCACCTACGTCCGCAACGGCATCACCAAGTGGGTGCTCGGCTGGGAGCGCAACGGCTGGATGACCGCGGCCAAGCAGCCGGTGAAGAACGTCGACCTGTGGCAGCGGCTGCAGCAGGCGTGCGCGCGGCACCGCGTCGAGTGGTTCTGGGTGAAGGGCCACTCGGGTGTCGCCGACAACGAGCTGGCCGATCAGCTGGCGACGCGCGGTTTGCAGGAGGCCGTCGCCGCCGCGGCGATCACCGCCTGA
- a CDS encoding serine/threonine-protein kinase: protein MAGGIAGELAAAGFTDAAEVGRGGGGVVYRCYQQSLGRSVAIKVLASDLDDDDRERFLREGYAMGGLSGHPNIVNILQVGVTDSNRPFIVMPYHARGSLAQRLRREGRIAWPEALRIGVKLCGALETAHRTGTLHRDIKPANVLVNDYGEPLLSDFGTARIVGGYKTVTGFFTGTLSYTAPEVLSGTPPTVAADVYSLGATIYALIAGNPPHERKADEDLIAHYLRITSTPVPDLRPEGIPVDVCAAIEKAMSREPADRHTSAEEFGRELQLAQRHNGLAADPMALSEPGGPAERPDGETASPPDATQAPDPRGADSEALGATGEMTPPVPGMFAHTASISASSLPWAVPAAAPPPPPAEPPAGGAAPKPDRHRKLIAAAAAFAVLLLVASGVYMVTSSRDVDSDAATPAGQAQPAEVTQPGWQAIANARVAREGVAATEADGTIWVFGGVGEGNRISGRHEGYDPAIDSWKGGEDLPVPVQHAMAVTWQGTPVVLGGWRTEGARTNVATDRVWRVVNSRWAELPPLLQPRAAASAAVVGDRIIVTGGVDASGTLLDTTEIFDGTRWTLGAAIPTPRQMPAAASDGRLVYVVGGANGSTDLATVEAYDPAADSWTALPPLPQPRSDVGATSADGRLVVVGGRSSGQVLRSVAAFDVVTRTWTALPDMATARRGMAVASVGRTVYAIGGSTGPGDDAVTASAESLRLGARRPQPAGQWRTLPDAPTARLMMAWTVLDDKIWLAGGMSHGETLQTVESYDTRTGTWQTEPPLPIPLHHATATTYRGEVVVLGGASDSIADASKKVFALRDGTWTELPPLAHARVAGAAAVVGDELVVVGGQDDKQLVAQTEVFDGESWTPAADLPTPREHLAAVSDGDYVYTVGGRLLTADENSAAVERYDPRSGAWESLPDMPTPRGSYGAAFIDGRIVAVGGEEPTRVLATVEMYDIASRTWSTLAPISTPLHGEAVAAVGSTLYCIGGADRPTHEGPVATVEALDFT, encoded by the coding sequence ATGGCGGGCGGGATAGCGGGCGAGCTGGCGGCCGCCGGATTCACCGACGCCGCCGAGGTGGGCCGCGGCGGCGGGGGCGTGGTCTACCGCTGCTATCAACAGTCCCTCGGCCGCAGCGTCGCCATCAAGGTACTGGCGTCGGATCTCGACGACGACGACCGCGAACGGTTCCTCCGCGAGGGGTACGCGATGGGCGGGCTCTCCGGCCACCCCAACATCGTGAACATCCTGCAGGTCGGTGTCACCGACAGCAACCGGCCGTTCATCGTGATGCCCTACCACGCAAGGGGTTCCCTCGCCCAGCGCCTGCGCCGCGAGGGGCGGATCGCCTGGCCGGAGGCGTTGCGCATCGGGGTGAAGCTCTGCGGCGCCCTCGAAACCGCACATCGGACGGGGACGTTGCACCGCGACATCAAACCGGCCAACGTGCTCGTCAACGATTACGGCGAACCCCTGCTCAGCGATTTCGGAACCGCGCGCATCGTCGGCGGGTACAAAACCGTCACCGGCTTCTTCACCGGCACGCTGTCCTACACCGCGCCCGAGGTGCTCAGCGGAACGCCGCCGACGGTGGCCGCCGACGTGTACTCGCTCGGCGCGACGATCTACGCGCTGATCGCCGGCAATCCCCCGCATGAGCGGAAAGCCGACGAGGATCTCATCGCCCACTATCTGAGGATCACCTCGACACCGGTGCCGGACCTGCGGCCGGAGGGAATCCCCGTCGACGTCTGCGCGGCGATCGAGAAGGCCATGTCGCGCGAACCGGCCGACCGGCACACATCCGCCGAGGAGTTCGGACGCGAACTGCAACTCGCGCAGCGGCACAACGGTCTGGCCGCGGATCCGATGGCGCTCAGCGAACCGGGCGGCCCCGCCGAACGACCCGACGGCGAAACAGCGTCGCCGCCCGATGCCACGCAAGCGCCTGACCCGCGAGGCGCCGACTCCGAGGCTCTCGGCGCAACCGGTGAGATGACGCCGCCCGTCCCCGGCATGTTCGCGCACACCGCGTCGATCAGCGCGTCGAGCCTGCCGTGGGCGGTACCGGCGGCCGCGCCCCCGCCACCGCCGGCCGAACCCCCAGCCGGAGGCGCTGCGCCGAAACCGGACCGGCACCGGAAACTGATCGCCGCGGCGGCCGCGTTCGCGGTGCTTCTCCTCGTCGCCAGCGGTGTCTACATGGTCACCTCGTCGCGGGACGTCGACAGCGATGCGGCGACACCGGCCGGTCAGGCCCAACCCGCCGAGGTGACTCAGCCTGGTTGGCAGGCGATCGCGAACGCCCGGGTGGCCCGCGAGGGGGTGGCGGCGACGGAGGCCGACGGCACGATCTGGGTGTTCGGCGGCGTCGGAGAGGGCAACCGCATCAGTGGACGGCACGAGGGCTACGACCCCGCGATCGACAGCTGGAAGGGCGGCGAGGACCTGCCCGTTCCGGTCCAGCACGCGATGGCCGTGACCTGGCAGGGCACTCCCGTCGTCCTCGGCGGCTGGCGCACCGAGGGCGCGCGCACCAACGTGGCCACGGACCGAGTGTGGCGCGTCGTCAACAGCCGGTGGGCCGAACTGCCGCCGCTGCTGCAGCCCCGGGCGGCGGCCTCAGCGGCCGTGGTCGGCGACCGCATCATCGTCACCGGAGGGGTCGACGCATCGGGCACGCTGCTCGACACCACCGAGATCTTCGACGGCACCCGCTGGACACTCGGTGCCGCGATCCCCACACCGCGTCAGATGCCTGCGGCGGCAAGCGACGGCAGGCTCGTGTACGTCGTCGGCGGGGCGAACGGGTCCACCGACCTCGCGACCGTGGAGGCCTACGATCCGGCCGCCGACTCGTGGACGGCTCTGCCCCCACTTCCGCAGCCACGCAGCGACGTCGGGGCCACCAGTGCCGATGGGCGGCTGGTCGTGGTCGGCGGTCGATCCTCGGGGCAGGTGTTGCGCAGCGTCGCCGCGTTCGACGTCGTCACACGGACGTGGACGGCGCTGCCCGACATGGCCACAGCGCGCCGCGGCATGGCGGTGGCCAGCGTGGGCAGGACGGTCTACGCGATCGGCGGGTCGACGGGTCCCGGCGACGACGCGGTCACCGCATCGGCGGAATCGCTGCGACTCGGCGCGCGCAGACCGCAACCCGCAGGACAGTGGCGGACGCTGCCGGATGCCCCGACCGCGCGGTTGATGATGGCGTGGACCGTGCTCGACGACAAGATCTGGCTCGCCGGTGGCATGAGCCATGGCGAGACCCTCCAGACCGTCGAGAGCTACGACACCCGAACGGGCACATGGCAGACCGAACCCCCGCTGCCGATCCCTCTGCACCATGCGACCGCGACGACATACCGGGGCGAGGTGGTGGTGCTCGGCGGCGCCAGCGACAGCATCGCGGACGCGTCGAAAAAGGTGTTCGCCCTTCGCGACGGCACGTGGACGGAACTCCCGCCGCTTGCGCATGCCCGCGTCGCGGGTGCGGCGGCGGTGGTGGGCGATGAGCTGGTCGTCGTCGGAGGGCAGGATGACAAGCAACTGGTCGCCCAGACCGAGGTCTTCGACGGAGAGTCGTGGACTCCGGCCGCCGACCTGCCCACACCGCGTGAACACCTCGCCGCGGTGTCCGACGGCGACTACGTCTACACCGTCGGCGGCCGGCTCCTGACCGCCGACGAGAACTCCGCGGCCGTCGAGCGGTACGATCCGCGGTCCGGAGCGTGGGAGTCGTTGCCGGACATGCCGACTCCGCGGGGAAGCTACGGCGCCGCGTTCATCGACGGCCGGATCGTGGCCGTCGGCGGTGAGGAACCGACGCGGGTGCTGGCCACGGTCGAGATGTACGACATCGCAAGCCGAACATGGAGCACGCTGGCGCCGATCAGCACTCCGCTGCACGGCGAGGCGGTGGCCGCCGTGGGTTCGACCCTGTACTGCATCGGCGGAGCCGACCGGCCCACGCACGAAGGACCGGTCGCCACCGTCGAGGCGCTGGACTTCACCTAG
- a CDS encoding FHA domain-containing protein: MPSHLEVWKPSGRELITLDGQRVTLGKTSTNAVSLEHDDTVSRLHAVFENLGFAWSIRDLGSRNGTYLNGERITAERVLRSGDEVRVGRSRMVFWQVQDTDGPRDEETVSAQPSDLPPRLTRRELDVLVALCRPLVSDDLFPEPASVRRLAGELFVTEAAVKQHLQNLYDKFAVPAEGDRRVRLANEALRRGAVTIAQLRDAR, from the coding sequence ATGCCTTCGCATCTGGAGGTCTGGAAACCGTCTGGGCGCGAGCTGATCACGCTCGACGGCCAGCGCGTCACCCTCGGCAAGACCTCCACCAACGCGGTGTCGCTGGAGCACGACGACACGGTGTCGCGACTCCACGCCGTGTTCGAGAATCTTGGGTTCGCTTGGTCGATAAGGGATCTCGGCAGCCGCAACGGCACCTACCTCAACGGCGAACGGATCACCGCCGAGCGGGTCCTGCGGTCCGGGGACGAGGTGCGCGTCGGCAGGTCGCGGATGGTCTTCTGGCAGGTGCAGGACACCGATGGGCCGCGTGACGAGGAGACGGTGTCCGCCCAGCCGTCGGATCTGCCACCCAGGCTGACCCGGCGCGAACTCGACGTCCTGGTGGCGTTGTGCCGGCCGCTGGTCTCCGACGACCTCTTTCCCGAGCCCGCCTCCGTGCGCCGCTTGGCCGGTGAGCTGTTCGTCACCGAGGCCGCCGTCAAGCAGCACCTACAGAACCTGTACGACAAGTTCGCCGTGCCCGCGGAGGGCGACCGGCGGGTCCGGCTGGCCAACGAGGCGCTGCGGCGCGGCGCGGTCACCATCGCCCAGTTGCGCGACGCTAGGTGA
- a CDS encoding DUF4383 domain-containing protein, protein MATPGTQGTPKAAPTAGKAPVQKAALAVGAVFLLVGILGFIPGITTDYDKLAFAGHHSGAMLFGIFAVSVLHNVVHLLFGVAGVALHGTFNGAKWYLIGGGLVYAALWVYGLVVGRHSPANFVPFNSADNWLHLGLAAGMLALGILLGRVPSTAPHDRRHA, encoded by the coding sequence ATGGCGACACCGGGGACACAGGGCACGCCGAAGGCGGCGCCGACCGCGGGAAAGGCGCCGGTGCAGAAGGCGGCGCTGGCGGTCGGGGCGGTCTTCCTACTGGTCGGGATCCTGGGCTTCATCCCGGGCATCACCACCGACTACGACAAGCTGGCGTTCGCCGGACACCACTCCGGGGCCATGCTCTTCGGCATCTTCGCCGTCTCTGTGCTGCACAACGTCGTGCACCTGCTGTTCGGTGTAGCCGGCGTCGCGCTGCACGGCACCTTCAACGGGGCGAAGTGGTATCTCATCGGCGGCGGTCTCGTCTATGCGGCGCTGTGGGTGTACGGGCTGGTGGTCGGCCGCCACTCGCCGGCGAATTTCGTCCCGTTCAACAGCGCCGACAACTGGCTGCATCTCGGGCTCGCGGCCGGCATGCTGGCGCTGGGCATCCTGCTCGGCCGGGTCCCGTCGACGGCACCACACGACCGGCGCCACGCGTGA
- a CDS encoding class I SAM-dependent methyltransferase: MPCDQIDRTAGWGPLAGLATRFARQFEAVRSCTDPSYVRPDWAERNEQLARDLLPVPPADFLCHPAIAFQMMMGERIVPYELPYVRERLGDDALLAEDAVGSPPTAAVPDTSIRTSPNTVHQLYHLLRYEEASGRRVRDADTVVEWGGGFGSLMRMLVRLHGGDPTCVVIDTPVFTALQWLYLSAVLGEERVVLHHRAPVRPEPGRVNVVPIGLVRDLELEADLFISNWALNESMPAAQREVVARRWFGADSLLLAMHAGDPFAAVVLDHGARATLLGDFMPGQQYLIR; this comes from the coding sequence ATGCCTTGCGACCAGATCGACCGGACGGCGGGGTGGGGGCCGCTCGCCGGCCTCGCCACCCGCTTCGCGCGGCAGTTCGAGGCGGTCCGGAGCTGCACCGATCCCAGCTACGTCCGACCGGATTGGGCGGAACGCAATGAGCAGTTGGCGCGCGACCTGCTTCCCGTACCGCCCGCGGACTTCCTGTGCCATCCGGCCATCGCGTTCCAGATGATGATGGGCGAGCGCATCGTGCCCTACGAGTTGCCGTACGTGCGCGAACGACTGGGCGACGACGCGCTGCTGGCCGAGGACGCGGTCGGCTCGCCGCCCACGGCCGCGGTGCCCGACACGTCGATCCGGACGTCGCCCAACACCGTGCACCAGCTGTACCACCTGCTGCGCTACGAGGAGGCCTCCGGACGGCGGGTCCGTGACGCCGACACCGTCGTGGAGTGGGGCGGCGGTTTCGGCAGCCTGATGCGCATGCTGGTGCGGTTGCACGGCGGCGATCCGACCTGTGTCGTCATCGACACCCCGGTGTTCACCGCGCTGCAATGGCTCTACCTGTCCGCCGTGCTGGGGGAGGAACGGGTCGTACTGCACCACCGCGCACCGGTCCGACCCGAACCCGGGCGCGTGAACGTCGTCCCGATCGGTCTCGTCCGCGACCTGGAGCTCGAAGCCGACCTGTTCATCTCGAACTGGGCGCTCAACGAGAGCATGCCCGCCGCGCAGCGGGAGGTGGTGGCTCGGCGGTGGTTCGGCGCGGATTCACTGCTGCTGGCCATGCACGCCGGGGACCCGTTCGCGGCGGTCGTGCTCGACCACGGTGCCCGGGCGACGTTGCTCGGCGACTTCATGCCGGGCCAGC